A DNA window from Euwallacea fornicatus isolate EFF26 chromosome 17, ASM4011564v1, whole genome shotgun sequence contains the following coding sequences:
- the LOC136344713 gene encoding cell growth-regulating nucleolar protein, which produces MVVFTCNHCGETLHKPKVEKHYQFQCRNYKSLSCVDCLKDFRNDEYNVHTKCLTENERYAAKGTYKNGIVNKGDVKQDNWLQMIQSICVYEKNLKPSLRQLLETISEYSNVPRKRAKFLNFIKSSSGNRANMREVEEIWDIIEKYKNQTSLTKNVENKQKNDNVKKRILEDESDSLGSKKKPKASTQNESKAEQSHENGNTDASAEATKFKYKEKVLEILAEKQDISLKKLQKKILKQYINTTGLSDCEEKVVKKLNKKLSKIPNISIEDDRVKLLN; this is translated from the exons ATGGTTGTATTCACTTGTAATCATTGTGGTGAAACCCTTCATAAGCCTAAAGTTGAAAAACATTACCAGTTTCAGTGCAGAAACTACAAATCTCTGTCTTGTGTTGATTGCCTTAAAGACTTCAG GAATGATGAATATAATGTCCATACTAAATGCCTAACTGAAAATGAACGATATGCAGCAAAAGGAACTTACAAAAATGGCATAGTGAACAAAGGTGATGTGAAGCAAGATAATTGGCTGCAAATGATCCAATCCATCTgcgtttatgaaaaaaatcttaaacctTCTCTCAGACAGTTACTAGAAACTATTTCAGAATACAGTAATGTTCCTagaaaaagagcaaaatttttG aatttcattaaaagctCATCAGGAAATAGAGCTAATATGCGAGAAGTTGAAGAGATTTGggatattattgaaaaatacaaaaatcagACAAGTTTGACTAAAAATGTTGAgaataaacagaaaaatgaTAATGTCAAAAAGAGGATTTTGGAAGATGAATCAGACAGTTTAGGCAGCAAAAAGAAGCCTAAAGCGTCGACTCAGAATGAAAGCAAAGCTGAGCAATCTCACGAAAATGGGAACACAGATGCCAGTGCAGAAGCTACCAAgtttaaatataaagaaaaagttttggaaattttggcGGAAAAACAGgatatttcacttaaaaaactgcaaaagaaaatattaaagcaGTATATTAATACTACAGGACTAAGTGATTGTGAagaaaaagttgttaaaaagcttaataaaaagttaagtAAGATCCCTAATATTAGTATCGAAGATGACAGAGTTAAGTTGCTGAACTAA